A section of the Gloeobacter violaceus PCC 7421 genome encodes:
- a CDS encoding RNA polymerase sigma factor, RpoD/SigA family: MHIVDIDRMATPDELEGGPDPVLDPQTLEAFVQVDITDERPARPGSSTDLVRVYLQEIGRVPLLGRDEEVELAQQVQKLMKLTALKESLQTSLGSEYSDEQWAEAAKVGLFELKRQVLAGSRAKKKMIEANLRLVVSVAKKYQNRGLELLDLVQEGTLGLERAVEKFDPTKGYRFSTYAYWWIRQGITRAIATQSRTIRLPVHITEKLNRIKKTQRKLSQNLGRTPTISEIAEELEMEPAHVRELMSRVPRSVSLETRVGKDKDTELGELLEAEEVSPEESAVQESLRRDVKELLDDLTLRERDVITMRYGLLDGRTYSLSEIGRALDLSRERVRQIESKALQKLRQPRRRAKVRDYLELME, translated from the coding sequence ATGCACATTGTCGATATCGATAGAATGGCGACCCCGGACGAGCTGGAGGGGGGTCCGGACCCGGTGCTTGATCCCCAGACGCTCGAAGCCTTTGTGCAGGTGGACATCACTGACGAACGTCCGGCTCGCCCGGGTAGCTCCACGGATCTGGTGCGCGTTTACCTGCAGGAGATCGGCCGCGTGCCGCTGTTGGGTCGCGACGAAGAAGTCGAACTGGCCCAGCAGGTCCAGAAGCTCATGAAGCTCACGGCCCTCAAAGAGTCGCTCCAGACTTCTTTGGGCAGCGAATACAGCGACGAGCAGTGGGCCGAGGCGGCCAAGGTCGGCCTGTTCGAACTCAAACGACAGGTGCTGGCCGGCAGCCGGGCCAAAAAGAAGATGATCGAGGCCAACTTGCGTCTGGTGGTCTCGGTGGCCAAAAAGTACCAGAACCGCGGTCTGGAGCTGCTGGATCTGGTGCAGGAGGGCACGCTTGGCTTGGAGCGGGCGGTCGAGAAATTCGACCCGACCAAGGGCTACCGCTTCTCGACCTACGCCTACTGGTGGATTCGCCAGGGGATCACCCGCGCCATCGCCACCCAGTCGCGCACCATTCGCCTGCCGGTGCACATCACCGAAAAGCTCAACCGCATCAAGAAGACCCAGCGCAAGCTTTCGCAGAACCTGGGCCGCACGCCGACCATCTCCGAAATTGCCGAAGAACTGGAAATGGAGCCGGCCCATGTGCGCGAGTTGATGAGCCGCGTGCCCCGCTCGGTCTCGCTGGAGACCCGCGTGGGTAAGGACAAGGATACCGAACTGGGCGAGTTGCTCGAAGCGGAGGAGGTCTCCCCCGAAGAGAGCGCCGTCCAAGAATCGCTGCGCCGCGACGTCAAAGAGCTGCTCGACGATCTGACCCTGCGCGAGCGCGATGTGATCACGATGCGCTACGGGCTATTGGACGGCCGCACCTACTCGCTCTCTGAGATTGGCCGGGCTCTGGATCTCTCGCGCGAGCGCGTGCGCCAGATCGAATCGAAGGCGCTGCAGAAATTGCGCCAGCCGCGCCGGCGCGCCAAGGTGCGCGATTATCTGGAGCTGATGGAATAA
- a CDS encoding alpha/beta hydrolase, translating into MLKCDTLEASCGAPQATVFMLHGRGADCTDLVPLAEALELPGVRYCFPNAPFGVEGYSPGSQWYAFGPKHAEGVAQSAVLLKALVEREREACPQLPYAFMGFSQGAVMALGAGLLFEPPPAAIVALSGYLFEPEALWAKRPRDLAPPAVLIAHGSQDPIIPVRAGQAAAAALAGKGFPVQYHEFAMGHQINQAEIELVRDFLQHTLGLRAGKIQ; encoded by the coding sequence ATGCTCAAATGCGACACCCTCGAAGCCTCCTGCGGTGCTCCGCAGGCCACCGTGTTTATGCTGCACGGCCGGGGAGCCGATTGCACCGACCTGGTGCCCCTTGCTGAAGCTTTGGAACTACCGGGGGTGCGCTACTGCTTCCCGAACGCCCCGTTCGGCGTCGAAGGCTATAGCCCTGGCAGCCAGTGGTACGCTTTCGGCCCGAAGCACGCCGAGGGGGTAGCCCAAAGCGCCGTGTTGCTCAAAGCGCTGGTTGAACGGGAGCGCGAAGCTTGTCCACAGTTGCCCTACGCGTTTATGGGCTTTTCGCAGGGGGCGGTGATGGCCCTAGGTGCCGGTCTCCTTTTCGAGCCGCCGCCCGCTGCGATCGTCGCCCTCAGTGGATATCTATTCGAGCCTGAGGCGCTCTGGGCGAAGCGTCCCCGGGATCTCGCCCCGCCGGCTGTCCTGATCGCCCACGGCAGTCAGGATCCGATCATCCCGGTGCGGGCCGGCCAGGCCGCCGCCGCCGCCCTGGCCGGTAAAGGTTTCCCGGTGCAGTACCACGAATTTGCCATGGGACATCAGATCAACCAGGCCGAAATCGAGCTTGTGCGGGACTTTTTGCAGCACACCCTCGGTCTGAGGGCGGGTAAAATTCAGTAA
- a CDS encoding cofactor assembly of complex C subunit B, which translates to MQQVTILSTLVLTLLMLVGLFFFLRASVKDRTEEAELDFSSQPQQLAHSLRAYLEGRSYRLVEEQERRLVFSGVVAPSRFLAVFLTLLALLGLICLALVLAVLLPAGGWAFALLPLLSPLAGLFYWSRARRPEQVVARIVATSQGAKLVIQAHRDEILVLKDTLETVNG; encoded by the coding sequence ATGCAGCAGGTGACCATCCTCTCGACCCTTGTGCTGACGCTGCTGATGCTGGTGGGACTGTTCTTTTTCCTGCGCGCCTCGGTCAAAGATCGTACCGAAGAGGCAGAATTGGACTTCAGTTCCCAGCCGCAGCAACTCGCCCACTCTCTGCGCGCTTACCTCGAAGGTCGGTCCTACCGCTTGGTCGAGGAGCAGGAGCGCCGTCTGGTCTTCTCGGGCGTGGTCGCCCCAAGCCGTTTTCTGGCCGTGTTTTTGACGCTCCTTGCGCTTTTGGGTCTGATCTGCTTGGCGCTGGTGCTTGCCGTTTTGCTGCCTGCAGGGGGATGGGCCTTTGCCCTGTTGCCCCTGCTGAGTCCCCTGGCGGGGCTGTTCTACTGGAGCAGAGCCCGACGTCCCGAACAAGTGGTTGCCCGAATCGTCGCTACCTCCCAGGGCGCAAAGTTGGTCATCCAGGCTCACCGTGACGAAATCCTGGTCTTGAAGGACACTCTGGAAACCGTTAACGGCTGA
- a CDS encoding NAD(P)-dependent oxidoreductase — protein MSKAAVLGMGAMGSRMAAALLKAGHQVTVWNRNSQKTAPLAEMGAKAAQTPRAAVEEVDFAVCMVRDDAASRFVWLDFETGALAGLPADAVAIESSTLSVAGVQELAEHFQARGKTLLDAPVSGSRPQAEAGQLIFLVGGDAGAVAKAGPILNAMGGTVHHAGPLGNGAAVKLAINALLGVQVAAMGELIALLRHCGIDEVRAVEIIGSTSVCSPAARGAASAMAVGNYAPLFPSALMEKDLGYLQNMAAAHRARAPLTQAARSVFGEAMSRGYGEDNMTGVAQLYWQGP, from the coding sequence ATGTCGAAAGCCGCCGTTTTGGGAATGGGTGCCATGGGCTCGCGTATGGCCGCAGCGCTACTGAAGGCAGGTCATCAAGTGACCGTCTGGAACCGCAATTCGCAGAAAACCGCTCCGCTAGCCGAAATGGGAGCAAAAGCCGCCCAGACTCCTCGGGCGGCCGTGGAGGAAGTCGATTTTGCCGTTTGCATGGTCCGCGACGACGCGGCCTCGCGCTTCGTCTGGCTCGATTTTGAGACCGGGGCGCTTGCAGGTCTTCCGGCAGATGCTGTGGCCATCGAAAGCTCGACGCTGAGTGTCGCCGGGGTGCAGGAGCTTGCTGAACACTTCCAGGCAAGGGGGAAGACTTTGCTGGACGCTCCGGTCTCGGGCTCCCGGCCCCAGGCGGAGGCGGGGCAGCTGATTTTTCTTGTCGGCGGCGACGCCGGTGCGGTTGCGAAGGCGGGACCGATACTAAACGCCATGGGTGGGACAGTCCACCACGCCGGACCGCTTGGCAACGGGGCTGCCGTCAAGCTTGCAATCAACGCCCTGTTAGGAGTACAGGTGGCGGCCATGGGCGAACTGATCGCACTGCTGCGCCACTGTGGGATCGACGAGGTCCGGGCTGTCGAAATCATTGGCTCGACCTCCGTTTGCAGCCCCGCGGCCAGAGGTGCCGCAAGCGCTATGGCAGTGGGCAATTACGCGCCCTTATTTCCAAGCGCCCTGATGGAGAAAGATCTCGGTTACTTGCAGAATATGGCTGCAGCGCACCGGGCGCGCGCTCCGCTGACCCAAGCTGCCCGAAGCGTATTTGGCGAAGCGATGAGCCGGGGGTACGGCGAAGACAACATGACCGGTGTAGCCCAGCTGTACTGGCAAGGACCGTGA
- a CDS encoding glycosyltransferase gives MIKRIVLVTYGSLGDLHPFLAVALGLQGRGHDVVLATSQNYRARVEEEGIAFQPVPPDLGLLEDDPQAIRRSMDLRTGTEFVVRSLFLPYLEQSYESLLAVCDGTDLIVGHPLAFAVPIVAQKLGIRWLSVGLQPMGFLSCYDPPVLPIAPWLAQLRFLGPLPYAVLFRLLEGVADGWLAPIENLRRRAGLPKSERHPLMHPFSPHGTLAWFSRVLAEPQPDWPPRTQVTGFPFYDRAEPGQSGLDAGLAQFLDAGEPPVVFTLGSAAVWVAGNFYQESAAAAEALQLRAVLLVGRNPKIDFPDLASSRIHVGEYAPYSELFGRSLAVVHQGGIGTTAQVLRAGRPMVVVPFSHDQPDNAERARRLGVARVIARRSYEGKRVARTLGELVQDQSAFKKATAVASRIQSEDGVAGACNAIEALL, from the coding sequence GTGATTAAGCGGATTGTCCTGGTCACCTACGGTTCGCTGGGGGATCTGCACCCGTTCCTGGCGGTCGCCCTCGGTCTGCAGGGGCGTGGTCATGACGTCGTGCTCGCCACTTCGCAGAACTACCGCGCCAGGGTGGAGGAGGAGGGGATCGCCTTTCAGCCGGTGCCCCCGGATCTGGGTCTGCTCGAAGACGATCCGCAGGCTATCCGCAGATCGATGGATCTGCGCACGGGTACCGAATTTGTGGTGCGCTCGCTGTTTTTGCCTTATCTGGAGCAAAGTTACGAGAGCCTGCTCGCGGTTTGCGACGGAACGGATCTGATTGTCGGTCACCCTCTGGCCTTCGCGGTGCCGATTGTGGCGCAGAAGCTGGGCATCCGGTGGCTGTCGGTGGGCCTGCAGCCGATGGGCTTTTTGTCGTGCTACGACCCGCCGGTGCTGCCGATCGCACCCTGGCTTGCGCAGTTAAGGTTTCTCGGACCGCTTCCCTACGCCGTTTTATTTCGGCTGTTGGAGGGGGTGGCCGACGGCTGGCTTGCTCCGATCGAGAACCTGCGCCGCCGGGCCGGCCTGCCCAAAAGCGAGCGGCACCCGCTGATGCACCCCTTTTCGCCCCACGGCACACTGGCCTGGTTTTCGCGGGTGCTGGCCGAGCCGCAACCGGACTGGCCGCCCAGAACGCAGGTGACGGGGTTTCCTTTTTATGACCGCGCCGAACCGGGGCAGAGCGGCCTGGACGCGGGGCTTGCGCAGTTTCTCGATGCCGGGGAGCCGCCCGTCGTATTCACCCTGGGGTCGGCCGCTGTTTGGGTTGCGGGGAACTTCTACCAAGAAAGCGCGGCGGCAGCGGAGGCGCTGCAGTTGCGGGCAGTGCTGCTGGTGGGCCGCAATCCGAAAATCGATTTTCCCGACCTCGCCTCTTCGCGCATCCATGTGGGCGAGTACGCGCCCTATTCGGAGCTGTTCGGGCGTTCCCTCGCCGTTGTGCACCAGGGGGGCATCGGCACCACCGCCCAAGTCCTGCGCGCCGGTCGACCGATGGTGGTTGTACCCTTCAGCCACGATCAGCCCGACAACGCCGAACGCGCCCGTCGCCTTGGGGTGGCCCGCGTTATTGCCCGTCGGTCCTACGAAGGGAAGCGCGTTGCCCGCACCCTCGGAGAGTTGGTGCAGGACCAGTCGGCTTTTAAAAAAGCGACAGCGGTGGCGAGCCGCATCCAGAGCGAAGACGGCGTCGCGGGAGCGTGCAACGCCATCGAAGCGTTGCTATGA
- a CDS encoding LysR family transcriptional regulator, translated as METEALRLFVEVTRRGSFAAVARDRRIDPSLVSRAVASLEHDLGVRLLQRTTRRLALTEAGERYLGRIEPLVDELDRAREAVLVLSTGPIGTLRLTASVAFGQRCLVPLLPQLRSSFPQLRLELLLTDAKLDLVGERIDLAIRLGPAVPGDGVRVKWFDTHYRVCASPAYLQRAHSLRDPAELPAHRCLLFALPEFRSQWRFRDAEGIVSEVPVDGDIVISNALALRECTLAGMGPALLAHWLIDEDIAQGRLVDLFPAYRASATDFETAAWLIYPSWTFLPYKVRVVVDFLKQYLAELQPRLE; from the coding sequence ATGGAAACCGAAGCGTTGCGTCTGTTTGTCGAGGTGACCCGTCGCGGCAGCTTTGCCGCCGTCGCCAGAGACCGCCGTATCGATCCGTCGCTGGTGTCGCGGGCGGTGGCTTCGCTGGAGCACGATCTGGGTGTGCGTCTGTTGCAACGCACCACCCGGCGGCTCGCCCTGACCGAAGCCGGGGAGCGCTACCTGGGCCGCATCGAGCCTCTGGTGGACGAACTGGACCGCGCGCGCGAAGCAGTCCTGGTCCTCAGTACCGGTCCTATCGGCACATTGCGCCTCACTGCCTCGGTGGCTTTTGGTCAAAGATGCCTGGTGCCGCTGCTGCCGCAATTGCGCTCGTCATTCCCGCAACTCAGGCTCGAACTGCTGCTCACGGATGCGAAGCTCGATCTGGTAGGCGAGCGCATCGACCTGGCGATCCGCCTGGGACCTGCGGTCCCGGGCGACGGGGTCCGCGTCAAATGGTTCGACACGCACTACCGAGTGTGTGCGAGTCCGGCTTATCTGCAGCGGGCACACTCCCTGCGCGATCCCGCCGAATTACCTGCCCACAGGTGTCTACTTTTTGCCCTGCCGGAATTTCGCTCGCAGTGGCGCTTCCGGGATGCCGAGGGAATCGTGAGCGAAGTGCCCGTCGACGGCGATATCGTCATCTCCAACGCGCTCGCGCTGCGTGAATGTACCCTGGCGGGCATGGGACCGGCGCTGTTGGCCCACTGGCTCATCGACGAAGATATCGCCCAGGGGCGGCTGGTGGACTTGTTTCCGGCGTATCGGGCGAGTGCGACGGATTTTGAGACTGCCGCCTGGCTGATTTATCCGAGCTGGACCTTTCTGCCCTACAAGGTGCGGGTTGTAGTCGACTTTTTGAAACAGTACCTCGCGGAACTGCAGCCAAGGCTTGAATGA